From Opitutales bacterium:
TTGCCGATTCCTCTGTTATATCCTCGCTAGGCACAAATAAATCTACTTCAGGCGCTTGATTCGCGGTGACACTGACGGTCACTGCAGCAGATCGAGGACCTTCGAAGAAGCCTGTCTCAGTAGCACTCACTGAGATGTCGAACGTGCCGCTAGAAATAGGCTCCCAATTAAATTGATAGGGAAATGTAGACGTTGAGCCGAGTAATACGTCGTTTATAAAGAAGTCTACAGTGACGTCACCAGAAATCCCTAGACCTGAGGATGTCACACTAGCATTTATCGTAACGGTGTCACCGACCTTAAAAGCGTCGCCACTTGAAGGGCTAGAAACACTCGCGAGAGGGGCGGCCGGAATGGTAAATTCTAAGCTAAAGGATGCTGCGGTTGATGATATACCGTCTTCATCTATCGCATAGAGTGTATAATCATACACTCCCCCCTGCTGTACATTTACCAAGGAAAGGCTGTTCGTTGTCCCGACACTCGTTGTGCTCGCTTCAATCGAATTGCCTCGGAAAAGAATTACTTCGTCCACAACGCCGTCAGTGTCAGACGCAGAGAAGAAGACCTCTACAGACGTCCCAACAGAAAATTCAGAACCATCTGCAGGAGACAGGAGTGTGATCGTCGGCGCGACAGAATCGCTAACAGAATAATTGATAACTGGGTCAGAGACCGTTATGTTCCCAGCATCGTCTCGCGCAGTAGCCGTCAGAGTAAAATTACCTACTGAATCATTCGCTACGGTGAAACTATTCGTGCCGCCAGTTGCACTTGGGGTAACCGTAGCAATGGGAAAACCCGATCGCTCGAGTGTGAGCTCATTTAGGTTTCCATCGATATCAATAGTGCGGACGTCCAGAGTGAAGCTCGAGCCAAGAGAGAAGTCTCTTCCGTCGACCGGATCTTCGATAACAACGACAGGACTTGTAGAAACGACTGTATAGGTCGCAGTGGCCATCTCCTGATCGCCGTCATTATCAGTTGCGGTAACGGTAACGATATAATTCCCGGTTTGGATTAGCTGATTTGCACCAATAGAGAATGAAAAAGGAAAGGTTGCATCATTATCGGTAATAAGTGAGTCCCCGGAACCATTTGAGATGTCTAAGTCGATACTCACAACAAAACCATCGGGGTCACTCGCCGCGACTCCGATATCGAAACTTCCGCCAATGAAGACCGTGCGGTCGCCGCCCGCTATGGATACATCGGGATCCAATGCAAAAAGACCTTGGGAACCTAGTCCAAAAACTGTGACGCATACAATTTTGAGTAAATTTAAAGAGGAGAAATTGATCATTTTCGAAATGAAATTTTGATTAACGATTGCGCTCAACATTGCCGCCAGGCGTAGAGATTACTGGGTTTTGGAAGAGCGCATTTGCTTCGATGCCGCGGTAAGCCTGGCGGCTTGGAGAGCCTCCGGGGGAGACCAAGTTGGCGGTAACGAAAATCATAAGATTTCGCTTCAAGCTGGACTCGCCTTCATTTCGAAACAAGCGGCCGACCAAGGGGATATCACCAAGAAAGGGAACCTTGTCTTCGACAAATTTGACCTCCTCACGAACGAGACCGCCAATCACGACTGTGGCACCATCGTAGATGGTTACCTCAGTCCTTACCTCTCGCGTAGAAAAAATTGGCTGATAGAAGCCCGGTGGAACAGTGGCTGTACTGTTTCCGGAGATCGCCACACTCGGTCCGCCATATTCAACAAAACCTTCAAATTCGGTGACTTTTGGCTCGAGGAGTAAGCTGATGTTATCGTTATCTTCCACAGTCGGTGTCACTTCCATTTCGACACCGACGTTCCTTGAGGTAAAATCTTGTGGAGTTCCCGCTGTGATCGCAATCGATGAGGAGCCCCCGGTATTGTTAGTATTATTTCCTCCTCCTGAAGCAGTTGCTGAGATATCTCTATAACTTTCTGGATAAATTAACTCCTGGGCCACAGTGATTTGTGCCGTCTTTCCATTCAACACTGTCAGTCGGGGTGCACTCATAAGATCACTTCCTGAGGCACGTTCGAGGGCATTGATCATAACGCTCACGTCTGCGCTTCCGATTGTCCCGACGATCGCACCGATGGGACTCGATCCCGAACCAAAATCAAGTGAGTTTGGGAAAACTGGCGGTGCGTTCGATAGCTCTCGCTGATTAGTGTTTGTTGTGATCGTCGTAGTAGTATTATCTGGGTCGACATTGAACCTGTCGTTAACTGTCTGAGGACTTGTATTGAAGGTCTTATCGTAAAGTAACTGCGGTAAACCGTCGGACCCGATTATCACGTTACCATTTGAGTCGAACTGTGGACGTCCATCTCCAGTGATGGACCAACTGAATCCAAGTTCTTCCAACGCCCCCTCATTCACCTCGAGAAACTTTGCCTCGATCTCGACCTGTTTGGTCTGGTCGTATCTCCGGAGGATATTTCTGAGTTTCTCTACGTTTTGAACTGTTTGAGTGACAATCAGCTGAGTGCCATCAAACGCAAGACTTGCACCAGAGACTGTGGTGAAAGGCACACCGGCCCGCTCGAAAAAGCCTTTGAGCCGTTCTTCATCTTCGCTGCCAGAACCTCCGCCACCTCCGTTGCCAAAGGGCGAAGCAACAGAAGGAGGTGCAAACGGATCCACAACCGCGGCGGCAGATCCACCGCCGCCTTGGTTACGCCCACCGCCAGTGAGACGCAGGACCGTAGCACGTGAAACTGGGAAAAACTCTGTCACTAAACTTTCTTGGCCGCCAGAATTGGAACTGGGACGCATCGTTACGACATCCTGCTGGACATTGTATTCGTAGTTAACCTGTTGTGAAACAAGGCGAAGAATCTGTTCGAGCGATAGCCCGAAGACAGTGAGACTCACTTTGGGGTCCGTTGCTTCATTGACCTGGTAACCAGGGATGATATTAACTCCCGGAGTAACGAATAGTGAATTGCCTTCAACATCCTTCGGGCTGTATTCAATGGATAGCTCAGAGAGTGTCTGTAGAACACGAGAAAGGCTCTGCCCTGTGAAGGAAACTCGAGGAATTTTTGTTTCGCGGAGTTTTTCCAAAATTTCCTGATTCTGAATCGCCACACTTGTCTCCTCCTCAATCCGATCCGTAGAGACGCGGGGCCGACTCCAAGATTCAGAAACTTCTCCGATCATCTCGGCCCGAGTGCGATAGCGAGATATCTCGATAGCTTCGCGTTGACGTTTGGCAATTATCTCTTGGAAGCGTTTAGCAGCGGCGTTCCGAGGATCCAATACCTCGATATTTTCTAGAGTTCGTGAGGCACCTGCATAGTCCCCATTGAGAAATTGGACACGGGCGGTAACAAGAAAGTCCTCGATGAGCCGCTGATCGCGAACGAATTCTGGACTCACGCTCTCAATTGGAACCAAGCTAGGATCTGTAGCAGCATTCTTGTAACGTTCCTCTACTTTTGCTAATTGCTCGGTATTCCCGTAGGTCTGGCGGTGCGAGGTGATCATGGACTCTGCACCAGCCAAATCCTGATTTACCACCGCATCTTCAATACGTAAAATGCTGACCCGTTCTCTGGCAGCTTCAAGTCTTTCAATCGTTGGCGTGGTCTTAGGACCAGGAACAAGCCTTCTAGCAACCCCTTCTAGCAAACGACGAGCCTCTGCAAACTCTCCGTTTCCGGCAGCTAACTCTGCAGCGGTAATATCAGTGTTACTCTCTTCTATCAGGCGCTGCTGCGCCGCTTCTGCTTCACGGATGAGTCGATCTAAGTCTTCGGTATCACCAGAAGAGTCTGATTGAGCAAATAAGGAACTTGAGGCGAATACGACCGTAGCAAAAGCTACTGTCCAGTGCCTGAAGAATTTTGGGGCAAGCAGGTAAATCACTGGATTTTAGTTATATAGTTAGAGCAGAGAATTAGATTAAAAAGGGCTATGCTGGAAAAAGACCACTATAGATCAAAAGCATTGAAGATAGACTCGGGCTGTTGGGTGGCGTCCTGCTGACTCCCAATAGACTCAGGACTGGTGCCAGGACTTTGAATGGTCTCAATTGATGAGCTGAGAAGTGTCTCTGTTTCGTCTAAAACATCATCATCTGGGGTCAGCTTTGTAAGCGTTACGGATGCTCTACCCTCATCAACGATCTCGTCGATGGTATAAGTGTATCCATTCAATAAAAAGGATGGTGAGCCAGACTCCACCTCAACGCGCTCAGCCGTAA
This genomic window contains:
- a CDS encoding Ig-like domain-containing protein; the protein is MINFSSLNLLKIVCVTVFGLGSQGLFALDPDVSIAGGDRTVFIGGSFDIGVAASDPDGFVVSIDLDISNGSGDSLITDNDATFPFSFSIGANQLIQTGNYIVTVTATDNDGDQEMATATYTVVSTSPVVVIEDPVDGRDFSLGSSFTLDVRTIDIDGNLNELTLERSGFPIATVTPSATGGTNSFTVANDSVGNFTLTATARDDAGNITVSDPVINYSVSDSVAPTITLLSPADGSEFSVGTSVEVFFSASDTDGVVDEVILFRGNSIEASTTSVGTTNSLSLVNVQQGGVYDYTLYAIDEDGISSTAASFSLEFTIPAAPLASVSSPSSGDAFKVGDTVTINASVTSSGLGISGDVTVDFFINDVLLGSTSTFPYQFNWEPISSGTFDISVSATETGFFEGPRSAAVTVSVTANQAPEVDLFVPSEDITEESAITLSAFTTDVDGSITGVSFFADGVLIGSGVDSSGSGNAFTIQWIPLGTGTFEITAVATDDSGNRTTSTGF